Genomic DNA from Perognathus longimembris pacificus isolate PPM17 chromosome 6, ASM2315922v1, whole genome shotgun sequence:
TCTCGTTTTCATCCAGGTATAGCATGGAAATGGCACTGAGCTCAGTGGGGACACAGCAAGCTTTGGGAATCTTAGAGTTCACTGAATTGACCAGCGTCTGCACAATGGCATGATTAGTGGAGTTCAGGTGATCAGCCAAGGGAAAAGGACATTCCCCATGGCAGTAAAAGGCATGATAGCCTGGAGGAGCCACAATCCAGTCATTCCATCCCACATCACTGAAGTCCACGTACAAAGGGTGCCTCTTACAGCTAGACTTGAGGCGcttgcgctgtttgtgtttggcctGACGTTTTTCTCTTCGGTGGAGAGGATGTCCTTTCCCATCGTGGCCAAAAGTCACAAGCAGTGGCCTCATCTGGGGCCAGCTGTGCTCATCTTGGTGCAAAGACCTGCTAATCCTCACGTGTCTTCTGGAGACACCTTGCTTTTCCTCCAAGTGGGTCACTTCTACCACGAAGCCATGGTTGGCATGCCCTTGGGCCGTCCATCGCATCACGGCTGGGGTGACATCAAAGCTTTCCCACTGGCTGGTGTTCTGATTCACCAACCTGGTGTCCAAAAGTCTGGTCATGGGGAACTTGGAGTTGGCGGTTGCAggttttataatttcataaatattaattCGGTGATGGAAGCTGCTATCATTTCCCAAAGCTTCCTTTATCTGTTCCCGGAAAACCTGCAGTTCAGCAGACATGATAAACTCCTCCGTGGGGATGGAACTTAAATTAAAGAAGAATCGCCGGGTGGTTTTCCCGCTTATTTTTGGCAGTTCTTCCAGAGAttctaatttaataaaaataaggaaaggaaaaacatttaGTAAGAGAGGTTAAGGATTGATCACCTGATAGACTTggaaattaatttataattttaaaacaaaaacttaaaaaaaaaactagagctaccaaagcactggtggctcacacctgtaatcctagctacttgggaaacaaatcttaagttcaaagccagccttggtagacaaactgagagaatcttatctttattttaaaaattagcaataagctagaagtggaaatgtggctcaagtggtaatgtgctgccttgggcaaaaaaaaaagccaaacgagGGTATGAGGCCAGCACCAaaaggaataaacaaaataattcagAGCTGGAGGTatagaaataaatgcaaaagccatcattaaaattaaaaagaagactcaagccaggagccagtggctcacacctgtaatcctagctactcagaaggctgagatctgagaatcatggttcaaaaccagtccagactGTACagtttgagactctcatctccaaataacaactacaaagctgaaagtggagctatggctcaagtggtaaagtgctagccttgagcaaaaaagctcagtgacagtgctcagaatCTCAAGGATTGGTACACAAGGAAAACTTTTCCCTATGTCCATGTCAACGGGTAATgcatgaaaacaaaatttcatgATAGCTATGCCTTTAAATAATCCAGGACACGAACACAACTTTCCAGGTGGGTAAAATAATGAGGGATAGAACAAAGTATTTCTTTGGAATTCAGAGActtcaggcagaaaaaaaaagtcagcactaTAGTTAGTAAAGGTCTAATGAATGAGGAGTTAAGGAAATTAttgcatttcttaaaaaaaaagaggctttaATGTCAATCTTTAAAAGCAGTATTCTAAAACATTACTCTGCAATTTAGATGATTTACAAATCTTGATATACAGATTTCTACTTCCTAATTAAAGACTTTGAAACTCAACATCAATGATGACATTTTGCTAAGCACACCCTACCATTTTACTCAGTCCAGAGACAAAGGCATTTTACAGGGATCTACTACTTTGGGAAACATATGGGTGGTTACCAGAACACCGTAAGAATTAAGGCCAAACAAGTTCACGAGAAATAGCTTCCTGACTGTGTTGTCTCACCTCTTTATGACCTCAAGAGTTAAAATCTCATTTCAGATGCCTTTGGAATTAATGAAGAACGATTTTTGTCTTCTAATTTCTTTTGTGCTGCTTTCAAAGGAAGCACGGCTCAagcatagagcaccagccaagtaaaCAGGCCAAGCAATTGTGAGTACAATACCCAATAATCATAAAAAAGTCCAAGAGTCTCAATATAAGGAATAACTTCATCTTATCAGAGAATAATATTTCTACATCATTTTTGTAAAGGAGCCATTTAATGGGACGAAGCATGTTTTGTCTGATAGACTCCTGAACTTTATGACAAATCATTTCCcaagaaaacagtaaaaatataACACATTGGATGACTTTAGTTTAAAACTTAGCAAACCAcattattgttataattattattaaattagtAGTAAGCATTTGAGAAATTTGAGTTTCAGATATTCAGGTTTATTGGCTACTTGCCTAAACCAATCattttactgttaaaaaaaaaaagcctgtttaTTTTTTAGGATCTCAGCTCGTGTTACCAAAATCAACTTGGTCATTGTTTCATGTCATGAAACctgcaactttatttttaaatcattctatGGTTGCATTTTCCCTAAAGACAAAGAGTTTTAAGTTGTTCACAGAATCTAGATGCTTTGGCAAATGAAAATCACATGAGATCATTCATGCAAAGATTCCACCTGGGAAAATAATCCCCATCAAAGTGACAGTCCCCACTACAAGCTAACTAGAGCGCTAGAGTTCACTCAACAGGGCAGTTTAACCCAAGCGCCACAGCGCAATTCTCAAACCTTAACCTTTGTATGAAATCTCTAGGACTCCTTCAGTTGCTAAAGGCAGTTTCTCATCCATGGAGTCTGAAGAGTGGTGGGAGATTCAGACTTTCTAACCAGCTCCCACATGACAGGGTACTGAAAAGCTTATGGAACCCACACTGGAGTCAGGGCTTTAAAGAATGTATCCCACCTTCAAAGTAGATTGGCAGAggagtaaaatttaaaagcacCTTTTGGTAAGTTATATAAACATGAGTACAAACCTATTAGTATTTGGCCAAAGAGTAAGAAGTGAATCTATCAGGCCAAGAAATGCCAGGCGCAAaagatggtggttcatgcctgtaatcctagcaactcaggagtctgagatctgaggattcaggaagtccatgagacttatctccaataaactactcagaaaaagccagaaagaactggcactgtggctctatcTTGAGGGAAtgatactcagggacagcatccaggcccagagttcaagccccaagacaaggaaggaaggaaagaaggaaggaaggaaaagaaaatttccatTGTCCCAATGAACTTAATAATGAAAACCTCTTGGATTCATGCACATTCTGAACTCCACTGTAATGCTGCTTCACATCAATCATTAAAGCCTTCTACCAAAAGAACCAATGTTCTTCACAGTAGCTCCAAGCAAGAATCATGGAATGTATTCAGCTTCTTCAAAACCCCTTCTCCCTGCTATTCAGGTGTGCCTCAATAGAAGAGAGGAGGGGCACTTCTGCTGAAGGCATGTTCTTTTTTTAGTGaacaaagtaggaaaaaaaaagtcagcaacaTCCTCCAAACTCCAATGACACCAAAGCCTCAAATGCAACCAAGTTCTTGTCCCCTCAGATAACACACTTGGTGTCTGGAGGAAAGGCAGATTAGCTAGGGCATTCCTTGAAGAGCTGAATTTTAGAAAGTACCCAGAAAGATAGAAAATCACAATGGCAACAAAAATTCTCAAACTCAATCCACAAATAAAAAGTGACTGTCATATGAAAGATGACTGAACTATATCATTCaaccagaaacagaaaatattaatttaCTCTGACTCAAACTTTTGTGGAAGAATTGCAGCAGCcttagtagagaaaaaaaaaccccataacATTACATAATAACAGAGTTGAAAACCTTTTTCCAAGTTCACCATTTCCAAGTTCACCATCATCCACCTACTGACTAAAAGAACCCCATTTGAGCTTAATACAAAGATCTCCATTACAATGCAGGCTCAAGTCATAGATATAAGTCAGGGGGGCTTACAGAAACCCCAACCAAGGAAAACTCTCACCCAGGGTTATAGCAGCTACTACAACGGTTCCTAATCCAAGGGAAATGTGGCAATCTCCTCTTGATGGTGGGAAACTCAGTCAATTTTATAGACAGTAAGTTAGAGAACAAAATCTTCCTGAGTGTACAAAACTGGAGGTTGTGGAAATTCATGGTAATGTATACTTTCTTGAAAAACAACGCTCTGTCAACATCCACCATTGGATCAGCTCCACTTGCCACGAGATTTCAGGACTTGGGCCTATTTTAGTTAGACCTGAATTTCTTAGCCTTCAAGCTCTTCAAATAGATGGAGCTTTGgctaggaaaatgaagaaaattggacaaaaaaaatgatatttaacaTTCATCTAGCTCAGAATTACCTAAAAGGTTGGGCTAAGTAATTATACTCTGGCTTCCTGTTCCCTGGAGAAAAAgaatttgaccaaaaaaaaaaaaaaaatgtcatcaagGCTAGCTGGGACCATTGGCTCCATGCCTGTAACACTAGTTACTccagaggttgaaatctgaggttctaaacaagcccagacaggaaagtttatcTCCATTCAATTACCAAAACCAGACAAGAGTAGAGCCaaggctcaagaggcagagtgctagccttgagcaaaagaagctcagggacagcacaaggccctaagttctagccccaagactggtacacattaattaaaaaaaatgtcattaagATAATGCTAGGTAATAGGTTGGATGCTTttggagggaggatgggggggtCAGGTCTGGAGCAGAGTGGGAGCATGATACCTATTCTGCACAGTGAATAGCAGCTGGAGTTCAGATAGATCTTTCCTAGCCTCTCCACTAGATAGAACTACCTGCCATTGGATAAAAGTCCCAACTTCAAATGACAGCCCAAACCACTAGAAGCACATTGCCCTAACCAAAGGATAAGAACATACTGTCCAGATTTGGTGAGAAAAgcagagagaacaaaagaagacAACTGAAGTTGTCAGAGCCTAATGGAGTATGTAAATGTTGTTTGGAACAACTACTACTTTGTGCTACCTTTTTTGCCCTATGAAAACAACCTCACCTGAGGATGCTCCAGGGAAGTTAGTATGGAATCTCTTtcctatgaaaaaaatgaaaggggcTATGTATAGCAAGATTTTCTGTCAGATAAAGTAATTGATATACCAATGGGAACAATCTAAAACAAAGTAACaatgtttttccattttgttcttttgtcttgtCTTTAATATAATAAGGCAATGACAACAAAGGGTGAAAGGGcaaggagagttttaagtgcctCTGTTCACCCTTAGGGCCAACACCTTTGCAATGATGGGATTCTCATTATTTTCGAATTGTGCCAAACCTCAAGAAAAATGTCTAAAACACAAAGACAGGAAAATCTCTCAGTGAGGAGTCATCAAGAAGGAACATAGGGGTAACACTAAaaaagtgagggaacagaaaaatatCAGCACTAAACTTAAGTCTCCACCTCTACCAGTATTTAAATACACACAGGACCTTTGCCATCACACTTGAATAACGGGCCTCACAGAGTAAGTACTATTTTTAGGGAGAAGGTTATGTGTCAAGTCTGCTCTAGAAATTTAGGTCCCATCTTCTCTTCCACAGGGTAGTGGTTCTTTGAACTTTCCTACTCTATCTATTGCTATTTATGGTAGTTGCACTTGTGTTGACAAGATAAATGTCTGTCTGAAAGTTTTAGTCAGAGAGGTCAATAATTTAGTTACTtcatgcaacaacaacaaaacaaaaaaagcaaagaaaaactgtTCTTCCTAATCTGGTGGAGAAGGCCTATGGGCCCTCTAGATTCTGATCTGTCAGAAAGTAGGGAGACTTTTCTCAGGGCCAGTGAACCCTACCAATTTCAGTGTGCCTCCAATGGCAGGAAAGCATAAAATCCACTGTTCAAATGGAGAAGTGATTTCCCTACACTTGACAGCCCTTCTAAAACAGTCCCTTCTCCTTGGCTGACACACTTTCTAATGACCTTGACAACGAATTTCAGCAAAGCATGACTCTCCCAAataaaagccaccatagaaaggACTTGGCCAACGTTCACCAGGAGAAATGACAACTGATAATTCTGTCTTGTTCAACTGGTTTGGAGGACTCACACATATACTGGCTGTAGTTCCCTCGTGGTAACTTGTCCTGTGGCACTAAACCATCTAATACCATCTATGAAAAAACTCTACAGTGGGTAATTGTGTAGTAGGGCTCTTGGTTCTTTAACAAATAAATGTCTAAGTGAGTTCTTTACTTGAATTGGTTCAATGTCTAGTTATCAATTGGCTTGAATGCTTTCTTTTAAGTTATAATAGTTACTTATCATCCTGACTTTATAAATGAAGTTAAGAATGGTTTGCATGAAGAGATAATGAAAACAACTGGTTGTTTTCCTAGGCTGGTTCTTTTGTCATCCAGGAAAACTTTAATCAGCATCACCTGAAAATGATGAGCAAGTTCTATCATCAGCTCAGGGTTAGGGCTgcaacatgtacacacacacacacacacacacacacacacacacacacacacacacaacattacATATGACAGGAGTTTCTGCTTTCAGTGGATGAATTCCAAAGGATTAGAATAAAGTTTTAGTGCCATCTCCAACAGAGATCTGCTAACAGATATCACCTTACTAATGTGTTCCACTGGGCTCATGGGTGCCCGCccagttcatgcttgtaatctaagccacccaggaggctgagatttgaggattacagttcaaaaccagataaGGCAGAAAaattgtctgtgagactcttatctccattaatcagtaggccagaaatgaagctgggactcaaatagtagagcctcAGTAcagtatctacatatatatgtatatgtatatatatatatatacatatagtgatgtgtgtgtatgtgcttggaAATGATCAGCTCAATGTTACTTTCATAAGGTGCAGCTGTTTAGATGAAGTGTTATTTGCTCTGTGACCTACCTTTGGGACCTCTTATCAACCTGTGTTCTCACAAGTCTAAGCCATCCTCACTAGTAAAAAAACTTCAGGTGCTACTTCTGTTTATATAAGAACACAGATTTCCACTTGATATTTACCAACCCCTTCCCAGGCCAGCAAAGCAAGAACAAGAAAACTTCACTCCCTATTCACTTCCCTCCTATTGTGTAATGACTGCTCTGTGCAGTACAACTTTTGCACTCTTTTGGAGAATGTGAAGGCACCCCTTCACTATTTGGAAGGCATTAAGCCACAGGAGCATTTAAAAGCTGTACAGAAAGAATTGATGTGGAACATAGCTTTTACTAATTGCTTTAAGAACTGAGGTATAACCATTCTCGGTAGCAAATCTACCAAATGCCTTTCTGATGAAACtagcagaaataaaaaatagaaataggaaaatgacATTCAGTatcataaagaaacaaaaacaccctACATTTCATCACATATGAAGGAATCAGCTGCTGCACTAGCTTTTATCTGAAGATTTGCCTGGTCTTCAGCACCAGAGCCTATCTTAAGATTTAAGCAAGAGACAAGAAAGTCATTGTGGAAACAAGCAGAGGGATATGGGGTGGATCTCTCACGGGGATTAGGTAGGCATTCAAAGATCTCCCAAACCAGGCACAGATCAAACTGtaaaaaatgagaaagattttGGGGGTGCGCCCCCCTCTGGGCTTTCATTTTTCAGTCTTACAGTTGAAAATACTTCTGCCCTTGGCCCTGTCTAGCCTAAAACTGTAGCTTAAAACAGAGGATGCTAAGGACTTCAAACAGAGCTACAGAAATCCCAAAGCTCTATCATGCTCCCTCCCATGGAATTCTTGCACGTTTAGCTGACTAGGGGCAGGGGAGCTGTGCTTGCTCCCCTCATCCTCGAATTCTCCCCAGTTCCAGTGGGAGGAGTTACCTTCTGGCTGCAAGCCAGGAAAAGGGTGCGGATTCAGAGGGGAATCCCTGGCTCCCTCTTCACCCAGCACAGGCAGTGCTTTGAAAGAGGATTCAGAAAGGTGGTGGAGAAAGAAGCATTGAGTGGGAAGGGCTGAGGTGGCCCTAGCCCAGCTGTTTTTGCAGTGGCCGCAGGCTGCCACCGTGGATGGGGGGCTCTGCTCTCCCCAGAGCACCCTTCTCCCCGGCGGCCAGCTCACCTTCGTGGTGGAAGCTGCGCACGGTGTTGGCGCGGCTGGCAGCCCTCTCCAGGCGCTGGTCTGGGGCGGGCGCACCCGGCTGGCCCGAGTGCCGGCGGTACAGGTCCAGCATGTAGGGGGGCACCACGGCGTCTCTGCTGGGGGTGGGTCTCTGTTTCAAGCCGAACATGCTGAGCAGGCGTAACTCGAACTCACTCAGGACGTCGTCGGAGGGCCGGGATGAGGGGCGGCCCGACGACGACGACGCGGCAAACTTCTTGCGGCCCAGCTCCGGAATGAGGCCGGCCGCGCCGCCCAGGAGGACCTGGGGAAGCAGCAACGCTAGAAGACAGCGGGTCCCGGCCACCATGGTCGACCTGCGGACAGGGCCGACGTGAGTCACCCGAGTTCCCCGCCCAGTCCTCCCGCCCGTCCGCCGCCCCCAAGGCCTGGGGCTCCTGCAGGGCTCTGCTCGCCTCCTCCACCAGGGTGCCCTCCTGGCATGCTGTGCTCCTAGAGGGACTAAGAGCGTCCCACAGGCCCGAATTGTGGGGAGGCTGAGGGCTCCCAAGTTTCTAAGCgcttccctcctcccatcccgTTCTCAACCTGTCGGACTTCTGATTTGGGATTTTGATTTCACCCCCAACGAGATTCATCTTTctgctttcccccaccccccgttATACCAGGCCGACTGACAGTTGCTGGGCATCACTGGGCCTGACACCCCCACATCCCATGCAAAGCTAAACACACACTGCGCTTGGCTCTCTTGCTTATAAACACGCAGATAGTGCATGTAATTTCCTAGAGGCCCtgtatagaacacacacacaccacttctaGTCACCATAAACTCAAAGCCACAACTTCTCCACGTCACTTGCAACCTCGAGCCCGTGTCCCTAAACCCGGGAGTGACAGAAAGGCCACGCCGCCCCCGCACCCCCACGATGCGGTCTCGCAGAGATGATGTAAGTAAATGACTAGTGTTGGTGAACGCGCGTGTCAGCTGTTAAACACAGCACAGGGGCACACTGACGCACTGCCCCCTGACAATTCTGGACAGGAGCACAGCGGAGAACCCCAACCTCTCTTCTCCTCAACGGGGCCTCCAGGGCCCAGCAGGTGGGCAATTAATAGAAGAAATCCAAGGGCCACCCACTCCAAAGCActtctttaactttttaaagcTATGTAAGCGTTGACAGCCCCAATCAATACACTGAAAATTAGGGAGGGAtgagagggagtggggaggatgAAGCTGATCAttgcggggcggggggcagcaCTCCCCAAGGGGCTCAGCTGCACGTGGACCCGAAAGGTGGGGGAGTGTCTGTTTACGTCTCGCCAGTCTGGGCACCCGGTGCCGCCTGCCCCGCTGCGCCTGGCCGCGGAGTCGCGgcgtcctcccccccctcccagctCCTCGAAATCCCGGATTCGCGGCCCCGCGTCCTCTACCTTTAGGAGACGGCAGTCCGTCTAAGAAGCACTCGGGGACACGTCCATTGAAAGAGCCTCCACATGGAAAAACCTCTGTCCGAAGGACTTGACGCCGGGACGGGGcgtcccttccttttctttgcctCCTCGTCCTTCGGCAGCTCCTGGGATGGCCGAGAAATCCGTGTCCCCCCTGCCGACCTCGGCGTCCCGGATTGGGTCCGGCAAGGAGAGTGGGCGCAGCGGAGCTCGGAGGTGGCAAGGCTGGCTCCGCCGGAGCGAAGGCACCGGCGCAAAGTGGGGAGCACCGGTTGCTCTCTCTGCAAGTTCAAGGAGTTTCCAGCCAAGTGCTGACACACAGCCGCGCGCAGGGGGAGGAGTGCGGCGCTGGGACGcgacagggagaggggaggagaggctggTGCTGTCTTCGTACTTAGGCACCAGCGCCCGCGGGACGCGTGCCCCCGCGCGGGGTTGGCTGCGGGACTCGGGGGGACGAGGGTCGGTGGCTCAGCGCTAACTCCGCCGCGGCCCATGGCTCGGGGCAGCCATCCTGGGGGACGCTGGGTCCGGGGAAGGGCACGGCGACGGGCTGGGCGCCAGGCGATTTGCCCCTCCGCATCACTCGACTTTCCTCGGGCGCAGCCCCATTAGCGCTCTCCAGTGAACAGCGTGCGACTGCGAAGCCCCGCCGTCCTGGGGCGCATTCTCCAGTGAGTCCAGTCGAGTCCCGGGGCCGCTCAGGAAGGAGGGTGGCCTCaatctcccagccctggggccaagTGTCTTTGTGACCAGCCAAGGGGTCCCGATCACACTCCGGCAGGCACGTCCCGGGTGCCCGCACCCCGGCCGAACGAGGGGATCAGCATCCCAGTGCGCGGACTCAGCTCCgaacctccctcctttcctccccgcCTTTCGAGCTCTAGGCGCCCGCTTCGCGGCTCCGGCGCGGCCCCGGCAGCCGAGGCCACAGCGCCTGGGCGCGCACAGCCGGGTGCACCGACCCGCGCGGGGTCGGCGGGCGCTGCGGGTGTCTGGTCCCAACCCCAGGTAACCCTGCGCAGCCGCGGGCGCTGGCCCCGAGGGCGTCCGGGTGGCCGGCGGGGGGCTGGTGGTGAACGTCCCGCGGCGACTGCCAATCCCCGGCGGGCTCTGGGAACGCGGAGCGGCGGGCGCAGCGCGAGCCGGGCAGCAGCACAGCACAGCGCCGCGCGGCAGGGCGAGGACTCCGGCGTCGACGGCGGCGGTGGCGCCGTGGCGCGGCGCTCGCGGCTTTTAAAGGGGACGCCGCCTGCCGGTTCCCTCCCGGCCGCGGCCGAACACCTCCCCCTCGGCGGCGCGGCTCGCCGGGGATCCCCAAGCGGGCGGGAGCGGCGCGCAGGGGTGTGGACGGCTCGCCCGGAGGCCGCGGCGGGGTGGGGCTAAGGGCGGGGGCGCGCGGCCGCCGAGGGGGcgctcctgcctccacctccggTCTCCCCAAGGGCGCTGGAAGGTCCAGCCCGCGCGCGACCCTTGCGGGGACTCCGCAGTGAAATCCGGGACTGAACCCgagtccagcctctgtttccccactGCGCCCGTTATTCAACTTTcagtttgaagatttttttttttctttaggagtCGATTTGGGAgaaggcggtgggggggggcggggaagcaaAACTTAAATTGCTGAACATCTTGGCATAGATGCGGGATAGACGCTTCTGTTTTCAGTCGTGGGAGGAGAACTCGAGCAAACTAGGGGCTGGAACGGGATGTTATTTAAATAGCAACAGAGATGCGTGTGGTTACACATGTAAATTCTTGTGTGCACAATTCCATGTATAGTTATACATACGTGCATTTACATAGAAATGAGTGCGTTTGTGTACGTGCATGTTTGCAAGCAAACATATTTACACCTAATACATAAATACGACCTGCGTTTCTATGAATACATTCACTTATGCAAATATATGCAAACGAGGCACGCGCTTCTATAATTAGGCCCACCGACGAGACCTGGGTGTTGCCTGCTAGACAGGACTTGTGTAACGTGTGTTTCATGTGTGGCAGCATGAGGGGAGAGTGAAGGGATTTGTATCTTTTTACAGTAGCAAATCACTTCATGCTTTGTGATATTTATCTCACCCAGCTCAAGGCAGGCGCAGTGCAGCTCAGTGGAAGGTGTAAGGACGAAGGTGTAAGGACGAAGACACAATGTAAAACAAGCCTTCGGGACCATAATGGTTTGGGACTTTAGAACCTTTTGCTCCACCTCATTCCACAGGCTCCCCAGAAGGGAGGCTGTGACTGGATGCTTGTAGTTTCAATATTCCGCCAAGCTGCTGCCCCGTGAATCGTGGGGgagtgggaaggtggggggggggtgggggctttcttttctttcctgttaggATTCCAGAAGCCTTCATGCATAAGACTAGGGTGGCCCAGGTGACCAAAATCAAGGGCagaacttttttccccctttcctttcccttcttcttcttcttctttttttttttttaagaggccaGATTGGTAAAATTAGGTTCGGCCCGAAGTCTTCCAGGCCTGAAATGCAGAGGTAGAGAAAAGTTTGAAGCAGGAGCTAGTAATAATCTATTATTTGTGTGTATTCGGTTTTTCCCCCGTTGGAGAGCTAAAATAATTCCAGCTTCCGCTCACGTAAATCGGATTAGCAACCCACAGAGGGGAATTCGGCACTGCTGTTTCTAGAGGTTTAAAGGTCAGATAAGGTATTTTGGAGGAAACTTGTCTGctaggaaaatttaaaaagggggacaaatattcagaaatatactactttatttctttattctttaaagTGCTTTGGAGATTGACTGGATCTGAACAAGGAGGC
This window encodes:
- the Bmp2 gene encoding bone morphogenetic protein 2 — encoded protein: MVAGTRCLLALLLPQVLLGGAAGLIPELGRKKFAASSSSGRPSSRPSDDVLSEFELRLLSMFGLKQRPTPSRDAVVPPYMLDLYRRHSGQPGAPAPDQRLERAASRANTVRSFHHEESLEELPKISGKTTRRFFFNLSSIPTEEFIMSAELQVFREQIKEALGNDSSFHHRINIYEIIKPATANSKFPMTRLLDTRLVNQNTSQWESFDVTPAVMRWTAQGHANHGFVVEVTHLEEKQGVSRRHVRISRSLHQDEHSWPQMRPLLVTFGHDGKGHPLHRREKRQAKHKQRKRLKSSCKRHPLYVDFSDVGWNDWIVAPPGYHAFYCHGECPFPLADHLNSTNHAIVQTLVNSVNSKIPKACCVPTELSAISMLYLDENEKVVLKNYQDMVVEGCGCR